Proteins encoded together in one Kutzneria kofuensis window:
- a CDS encoding YlxR family protein, translating to MVRDEAVVPDPRRRLSGRGAWLHPDPACLRAAERRRAFPRALRVQGPLDLTALTAHLETVEAGQ from the coding sequence GTGGTCAGGGACGAGGCCGTGGTCCCGGACCCGAGGCGCAGGCTGTCGGGCCGGGGCGCGTGGCTGCATCCCGATCCGGCGTGCCTCCGCGCCGCCGAGCGACGTCGGGCGTTCCCGAGGGCCCTGCGGGTCCAGGGGCCGCTCGATCTCACGGCTCTGACCGCTCACCTCGAGACGGTCGAAGCCGGGCAGTGA